A part of Ptychodera flava strain L36383 chromosome 11, AS_Pfla_20210202, whole genome shotgun sequence genomic DNA contains:
- the LOC139144385 gene encoding 3'-5' exoribonuclease HELZ2-like, which yields MADHTFGGNLPEAEGNGIEPPETSNTASNSEYDSDTDIDQDNFLWGGSFEDMMVQRIRRQQRLDVFRGLFESAPPDVIKKQGIAWEEEMITEADMLYKNCNFPEALQFYNEAISAHCKRVERLQLKEDKQLAQIPMRMMLYGGMMPEGFTETSESYLEDCDCMLEWNSRDTEVLLLKAQLLANLTDMNGVLQCIRRCESILGQVEEIEEVKNTISTKLEMLTGTPMDWDSIERAYLNEESKASVGEPKTNNTDMCDNEWLKEHYDMHKSREKEEARRAKRTSRKAKSEDYCRDTAPVRIDISDPNRICDNMRASSDDANVKGESIKTETKFKEMTGPKGKSKRKERKGRRKTRLQLQEDKSETSSVSTDTTDHSTRMNCQGPKELSKPNSASNLQYSPSLWNRPGKYISKRSTENSSLEGYVHSASQSRCHTFPDSNQLLTQTLCGLPNQVMVVCLTCWKYRNSQLHGRSTDNPDYCANPNEPSRHRWSTKNKAYLMKSERHGVRKWIQVRPLHDRVAPEHLTQLCKFDDCREGKLCPYPHSEEERLLWNFQFSSNVKSGENLENMVAQNLQPKMTDRFREGGDSDSSIGSTSMRCKDESSSTTANRRPEKIENHQTPDIYCELCPQKTFMRLRDLDAHLASREHQERRRTDCDRFWKFRSPPWHAEDASVLKICPSVERGEAPLEPTPCEFAHSEEELLEWKQRVAYRQMKKQNKENTRMSLLHKTMRILSHSCSDIASEIVEDSQDAKICISGPLHAKGKLQEVGLLLDPCRDYFSFDQGSSFDDRSNSQILLGEDVNHANGKYSVTVKFAALHPGIYNQWVVFDFGNKPLIVKRLAVTAENENTDNDAGQCYRGILEEVFNKPLVDSFNTSTNGLEIHQHPNIPGLYGNVFLQSQMISWWDYRYDTVPTNAYYRLKRQLCLKELQEELHISRFEIRGNMRRADCQMESKDPDQDINLTIHVSSSILVNRLYKELDRASTNKVLVSNTNAPEVNDGPFSAVISRESSYNTDHISVMMKESHALKMGLTDGLEINVLCKPLYKRETFAWLNWSLEAAQVSTMFPNCKAETSDIDIPHEGGIIYGITLDSNQARFLMEVCKDSFSRSPVLLLGSAGTGKTELLDLASVILMKKRIDYRKNRILLSTNSIGCCTQHLVNVIKYLEKAQVLMDHVKPVMVLPKEHAPAETAVIPGHLKAHIVTWDEYQKTGDNPQKNYIVITTVRGSPALLQNGMMGGFSHLFIDDAGQIAEWEAVSSLALACSRTRLIIAGDINQGQDFGSEVAGSYSLLQRYISTYVEERSTGGATSVCLMRNYRSAADITNYINHYLYKQISMESMDVAGNNDVHHPIRMVIPMKRPKEATVTNLRYWQVLEVAYYVERLYRSESSDVQECDLNNLCIVVESQCQIGPIEAELRHRHLPGVPVYCIEDSQGLQFNSVLFVLANESEDEEQATVPFRGQLLSVMSRTKYTFTIMTSPDVESHSKVKNERSEVLQEFFRYCFCQNSISSVYQVRQPGDIGLPEDNVSNGQLGKISLPTNRDDFCDLASSLEYKTEADMHDLSIDTNPTESSASPLNLEEILFPNSSIPFDCSDGTEDDGYDYEEADPEWYLHFGYTWYDDDEDEEYNPDKHALPPNYYQYERSDEEYTLFNEYSKEQCKELLKAQPHKYKCCRLEIRPRERDRVVPLDEELDFQIRIPNRLKRGRALNQDMVLIELMDEDGNFKENDDNVYVRYGCVVGILERYEEIRLKEFACTLDEYSDGLMVPINDNFPKMIWWREKNRKKSSDDKVCIPIYKVTKNGRNKFLKFESVKNAERKHKIFLTRFLKWDKNNRYPTCVVVGVLPKVTDWETGLQYLKTKHSISNIIADTEQIADGTCSSEDRIDLRNVTTFTIDPTTSKDLDDAISISKMDNDNFKVGVHIADVASKVPIGSQLDNIASKRGTSYYPLDASPISMLPASISKNICSLLPNEDRNTVSFLFEVTSRGNVVDFEIKRALIRSHHKFSYDDVENIILRKNVDAAEFETHLLELHQIAQARRRTRLGKAYFLKEPNNYVEDENNTPLSHQLIEEFMVMTNLEVAKWLINHHPDRIPLRRQLSPAKEKFDEWYDAYSGLLHCSVNLSSKLPQPEGDVTGKRTSTTCHLKVLKEFVAVLKETADSAEFEDVKQLLCGDSNYPDLYLMALKFYAIQDRAEYICSDTLKNSEHFSLKAPAYVQCTSPIRRYMDLIVQRIIVATLDQEESPYNKQEVTTLCMACNYVEDKRRCFDRDSKELFLALKLQQNPVKAFAAVDGANENSLDLQVMKMSNIAPREKRLPLGLFKVSEKPVVVNEKLKLRWNEKLYDCKHDTGDFITVAAKKKTITLRSDHDFITEETKHFHICLKNVLTNNESQTKLYVKRLFKASSKSSNAPHMVEISSERRDKKGNRLDPCEFSRHFQKGDVLRVQVGVHYSKGCARPTIELISLSAGFDICTDHRKDPVRCFSTIAMSKIPNLEARKQMTINEYINRWLPILSMSAADNSVRQYENYIISNVDIQWMKLSGSEIEGNFLFQLPFVRVVISNLLPITIRKVMTMYVCVTSPTRGTNIKSWQTSEEVLQLIRIIVGWATVL from the exons ATGGCCGACCACACCTTTGGCGGCAATTTACCCGAGGCTGAGGGCAACGGCATCGAACCTCCAGAGACATCAAACACGGCCTCTAACTCGGAATATGACAGCGATACAGATATTGACCAGGACAATTTTCTATGGGGCGGAAGTTTTGAAGATATGATGGTACAGCGAATAAGGAGACAACAGAGGTTGGATGTTTTTCGCGGTTTGTTTGAGAG TGCTCCTCCTGACGTCATCAAGAAGCAAGGCATTGCCTGGGAGGAAGAGATGATAACAGAAGCCGACATGCTGTACAAGAATTGTAATTTTCCCGAGGCTTTGCAATTTTACAATGAGGCGATATCTGCTCATTGTAAGAGGGTTGAGCGATTGCAACTTAAAGAAGATAAACAA CTTGCACAAATTCCAATGCGTATGATGCTCTATGGTGGCATGATGCCAGAGGGTTTCACTGAGACATCAGAAAGTTATTTGGAAGACTGTGATTGTA TGTTGGAGTGGAATTCACGTGATACTGAAGTCTTACTACTGAAAGCACAATTATTGGCAAACTTGACTGACATGAATGGAGTTTTACAGTGCATTCGTCGGTGTGAAAGTATACTTGGACAG GTTGAAGAAATCGAGGAAGTCAAGAATACTATCAGTACAAAACTTGAAATGCTCACTGGAACGCCAATGGACTGGGACTCGATAGAGAGGGCTTATCTAAACGAAGAGTCAAAAGCGAGTGTCGGTGAGCCCAAAACCAACAATACAGACATGTGTGACAATGAATGGTTAAAGGAACATTATGACATG CACAAGTCACGGGAAAAGGAAGAGGCACGGAGAGCAAAGAGGACTTCGAGAAAGGCAAAGTCTGAAGATTATTGCCGAGATACTGCTCCCGTTCGTATAG ATATATCAGATCCAAATAGAATCTGCGATAATATGCGTGCGAGCAGTGATGACGCCAATGTAAAGGGTGAATCCATCAAAACAGAAACTAAGTTCAAGG AAATGACAGGCCCGAAAGGAAAGAGCAAAAGAAAGGAGAGGAAAGGTCGAAGAAAGACAAGGCTGCAGCTGCAAGAAGATAAATCAGAAACAAGTTCCGTCTCCACAGATACAACTGATCACAGTACCAGAATGAATTGCCAAGGTCCGAAAGAGCTCTCCAAACCCAATTCTGCCAGTAACCTACAGTATTCACCAAGTCTCTGGAATAGACCAGGGAAGTACATAAGCAAGAGAAGTACAGAGAATTCCAGTCTAGAAGGTTACGTACATTCAGCTTCCCAGTCCAGGTGTCACACTTTCCCTGACTCTAATCAGCTGCTGACCCAGACACTCTGCGGTCTTCCTAATCAAGTCATGGTAGTTTGCCTGACCTGTTGGAAGTACCGCAATTCTCAATTGCATGGCAGAAGCACAGACAACCCTGATTACTGTGCTAACCCCAACGAACCATCACGTCATCGCTGGAGCACGAAAAACAAGGCATACCTGATGAAAAGCGAACGACATGGAGTTCGAAAATGGATTCAGGTCAGACCACTTCATGACAGAGTAGCCCCTGAGCACCTGACACAGTTATGCAAGTTCGATGATTGCAGGGAAGGAAAACTCTGTCCTTATCCTCACTCGGAGGAAGAGAGACTACTGTGGAATTTTCAGTTCTCCTCCAATG taaaatctggagaaaatcttgaaaatatggtaGCACAAAATCTACAACCGAAAATGACCGACAGATTTCGAGAAGGAGGTGATAGCGATTCTTCCATAGGGTCTACCTCGATGAGATGTAAAGAtgaatcatcatcaacaacagcAAACAGAAGACCCGAGAAGATTGAGAACCATCAAACACCAGACATATATTGCGAGCTCTGTCCCCAAAAAACGTTTATGAGATTAAGGGATCTCGATGCTCACTTAGCGTCAAGAGAACATCAAGAAAGACGTCGTACAGATTGTGACAGATTTTGGAAGTTCAGGTCACCACCATGGCATGCTGAAGATGCAAGTGTTTTAAAAATCTGCCCAAG TGTTGAACGAGGTGAAGCACCACTTGAGCCTACGCCATGTGAATTTGCTCACTCTGAGGAGGAACTGTTGGAGTGGAAACAGAGAGTAGCCTACAGACAAATGAAGaagcaaaacaaagaaaataccAGAATGTCTCTCCTACACAAAACAATGCGGATTTTGAGTCACTCGTGTTCAGACATTGCATCAGAG ATTGTAGAAGACTCTCAAGATGCCAAAATTTGTATCAGTGGCCCACTGCATGCAAAG GGAAAACTACAGGAAGTTGGACTTCTACTCGACCCTTGTAGAGATTACTTTTCTTTCGATCAGGGATCATCATTTGACGATCGAAGCAACTCCCAAATCTTACTCGGCGAAGACGTAAATCATGCCAATGGCAAATACAGTGTGAcagtgaaatttgcagcgcTTCACCCTGGCATTTACAACCAATGGGTTGTCTTTGATTTTGGCAACAAACCTTTGATTGTCAAAAGATTGGCAGTTACAGCTgagaatgaaaatactgataacgATGCAGGTCAGTGTTATCGTGGAATACTGGAGGAAGTTTTCAATAAGCCATTAGTGGACAGTTTTAACACCAGTACTAATGGACTGGAGATACACCAACATCCAAATATACCAGGACTTTACGGTAATGTCTTTCTGCAAAGTCAGATGATATCTTGGTGGGACTACAGATATGACACTGTGCCTACGAATGCTTATTACAGACTCAAGCGTCAGCTGTGTCTGAAAGAACTACAAGAGGAACTTCACATCTCGAG ATTTGAAATCAGAGGCAATATGAGGAGAGCTGATTGTCAAATGGAAAGTAAAGATCCTGACCAAGATATCAATTTGACCATACACGTAAGTAGTTCCATTCTAGTTAATCGGCTGTATAAGGAACTTGATCGTGCCTCCACAAATAAAGTTCTGGTCTCTAACACCAATGCCCCTGAGGTGAATGATGGACCCTTCTCTGCTGTGATTTCTCGAGAGAGCAGTTATAATACTGATCACATATCTGTCATGATGAAAGAGTCACATGCTCTGAAGATGGGACTTACTGATGGGTTGGAAATTAACGTTTTGTGTAAACCCCTGTATAAGCGGGAGACATTTGCATGGCTGAACTGGTCTCTGGAGGCAGCACAAGTTTCAACCATGTTCCCGAATTGCAAGGCGGAAACCAGTGATATTGACATACCCCATGAAGGTGGCATTATTTATGGCATCACCCTGGACTCGAACCAAGCGAGGTTCCTTATGGAAGTATGCAAAGACAGTTTCAGCAGATCTCCAGTTCTTCTACTTGGATCAGCTGGCACTGGTAAAACAGAACTGTTAGATTTAGCAAGTGTCATTCTTATGAAAAAGAGGATCGACTACAGAAAGAATAGGATACTTCTCAGCACGAACTCCATTGG TTGTTGTACCCAGCACCTCGTGAATGTTATTAAGTATCTAGAAAAAGCACAGGTCCTTATGGATCATGTGAAACCTGTCATGGTTTTGCCAAAGGAGCATGCACCAGCAGAAACAGCTGTCATACCAGGTCATCTGAAAGCACATATAGTAACATGGGATGAGTATCAGAAGACAGGAGATAATCCACAAAAGAACTACATTGTCATCACCACCGTGAGAGGTAGCCCTGCTCTGCTGCAAAACGGCATGATGGGAGGTTTTTCACACCTATTCATCGACGATGCTGGACAGATTGCAGAGTGGGAGGCAGTATCGTCGCTGGCACTTGCTTGTTCAAGGACGAGGCTAATTATTGCCGGTGACATAAATCAAGGACAG GATTTTGGGAGTGAAGTTGCAGGAAGTTATTCATTGCTCCAAAGGTATATCAGTACTTACGTAGAAGAGCGATCTACTGGAGGGGCTACTTCTGTCTGTTTGATGAGGAATTACAGATCAGCAGCTGACATAACTAACTACATAAATCACTACTTATACAAACAAATATCAATGGAGTCAATGGATGTTGCTGGAAATAATGATGTTCACCATCCAATACGAATGGTAATACCAATGAAGAGGCCAAAAGAAGCGACTGTTACTAACTTGAGATATTGGCAG GTTTTGGAAGTTGCTTACTATGTTGAACGTTTATACCGCTCTGAGTCAAGTGATGTACAAGAGTGTGACCTAAATAATCTGTGTATAGTAGTGGAGAGCCAGTGCCAG ATTGGTCCAATAGAGGCAGAACTCCGTCATCGCCATCTCCCTGGTGTGCCAGTTTATTGCATCGAAGATAGCCAAG gACTACAATTCAATTCTGTGCTGTTCGTTCTTGCAAATGAAAGTGAGGACGAAGAACAGGCGACGGTTCCTTTCAGGGGCCAACTCTTGAGTGTGATGTCACGAACAAAGTATACGTTTACCATAATGACCAGTCCAGATGTTGAATCACATTCAAAGGTGAAGAATGAGCGCTCAGAGGTTCTGCAAGAGTTCTTCAGATACTGCTTTTGCCAAAATAGTATATCATCTGTCTATCAAGTCAGACAGCCAGGCGATATTGGTCTACCAGAAGATAATGTCTCCAATGGTCAGCTGGGCAAGATCTCACTGCCAACCAATCGAGATGATTTCTGTGATCTTGCAAGCAGTCTCGAGTACAAAACAGAGGCAGATATGCATGATCTTAGCATTGACACAAATCCGACTGAATCCAGTGCCAGTCCATTAAACCTAGAGGAAATACTTTTTCCAAATTCATCAATTCCTTTTGATTGTTCAGATGGCACGGAAGATGATGGTTATGACTATGAAGAAGCAGATCCTGAGTGGTATCTTCACTTTGgttatacttggtatgatgatgatgaggatgaggaATACAATCCTGATAAACATGCATTGCCCCCCAACTACTACCAGTATGAAAGGAGCGATGAAGAATATACTTTATTTAATGAGTATTCTAAAGAGCAGTGCAAAGAACTCCTCAAAGCACAGCCACACAAGTATAAATGCTGTCGTCTTGAAATTAGACCTCGGGAGAGGGACAGAGTAGTACCGCTGGATGAAGAATTGGATTTCCAAATAAGGATACCTAATAGATTGAAACGAGGAAGGGCTTTGAACCAGGACATGGTGTTGATAGAGCTAATGGATGAAGACgggaatttcaaagaaaacgatGATAATGTCTATGTACGATATGGATGCGTAGTTGGTATTCTTGAACGATATGAGGAAATAAGATTGAAGGAATTCGCCTGTACCCTGGATGAGTACAGTGATGGGCTGATGGTTCCAATAAATGATAATTTCCCTAAAATGATCTGGTGGAGAGAAAAAAATAGGAAGAAAAGCAGTGATGATAAAGTATGCATTCCGATATACAAAGTTACCAAGAATGGTAGAAACAAATTCCTCAAGTTTGAAAGTGTCAAAAATGCAGAACGAAAGCATAAAATCTTCCTTACTAGATTTCTAAAGTGGGACAAGAACAATAGGTACCCCACATGTGTAGTGGTTGGTGTACTGCCGAAGGTTACGGATTGGGAAACCGGTCTACAGTATCTGAAGACAAAGCACAGTATCAGCAACATTATTGCAGACACAGAGCAAATAGCTGATGGTACGTGCAGCAGTGAAGATAGAATCGACTTAAGGAATGTAACCACTTTTACCATCGACCCTACAACCTCAAAGGATTTGGATGATGCCATAAGTATCAGTAAAATGGATAATGACAACTTTAAAGTGGGTGTACACATTGCAGATGTAGCCAGCAAAGTTCCAATAGGCTCACAGTTGGACAACATAGCATCCAAACGGGGGACTTCATACTACCCACTCGATGCCAGTCCAATATCAATGTTACCAGCGTCAATAAGTAAAAACATCTGCAGCTTGTTACCAAATGAAGACAGGAACACCGTGTCGTTCTTATTTGAAGTCACAAGCAGAGGCAATGTCGTTGATTTTGAGATAAAAAGAGCATTAATAAGGTCACATCATAAGTTTTCCTATGATGATGTCGAGAACATCATCTTGCGCAAAAACGTAGATGCCGCAGAATTTGAAACACACCTCCTTGAGTTGCACCAAATTGCCCAGGCAAGAAGGAGAACCAGACTTGGTAAGGCATACTTCCTGAAAGAACCTAACAACTATGTTGAAGATGAAAACAATACGCCCTTGTCCCATCAGCTGATTGAAGAATTTATGGTGATGACCAACTTAGAAGTGGCAAAGTGGCTCATAAACCACCACCCTGATAGAATTCCCTTAAGAAGGCAACTTTCACCTGCCAAAGAGAAGTTTGATGAGTGGTATGATGCTTATAGCGGTCTACTCCACTGTAGTGTAAATCTTTCATCGAAGCTACCTCAACCAGAAGGTGATGTCACTGGAAAGAGGACTTCAACAACATGTCATCTGAAGGTCCTAAAGGAGTTTGTTGCAGTATTGAAGGAGACCGCAGATTCTGCAGAGTTTGAAGATGTGAAACAGTTACTCTGTGGTGATAGCAATTACCCTGATCTGTATCTTATGGCATTGAAGTTTTATGCAATCCAAGACAGAGCAGAGTATATCTGTTCTGATACACTGAAAAATTCAGAACATTTTAGTTTAAAAGCACCAGCGTACGTTCAATGTACCTCACCCATCAGACGTTACATGGATCTCATTGTACAGAGAATTATAGTGGCAACCTTGGATCAAGAAGAATCCCCTTACAACAAACAAGAAGTCACTACATTATGTATGGCTTGCAATTATGTAGAAGACAAACGCAGGTGTTTCGATCGAGACAGTAAAGAGCTTTTCCTGGCCCTTAAACTACAACAGAACCCTGTGAAGGCATTTGCTGCTGTCGATGGTGCGAACGAGAATTCTCTAGACCTACAGGTTATGAAGATGAGTAACATCGCTCCAAGGGAGAAGAGGTTGCCCCTTGGACTTTTCAAAGTTTCGGAGAAGCCTGTTGTGGTCAATGAGAAACTGAAGCTTAGatggaatgaaaaattgtatGACTGCAAACATGATACAGGTGATTTCATAACCGTGGCTGCAAAGAAAAAGACAATCACTTTGAGATCCGATCACGACTTCATTACAGAAGAGACAAAGCATTTCcatatttgtttgaaaaatgtctTGACAAATAACGAAAGTCAAACTAAGTtgtatgtaaaaagattatttaAGGCAAGTAGCAAAAGTAGCAATGCTCCACACATGGTAGAAATAAGCTCAGAACGACGAGACAAAAAGGGTAACAGGCTTGATCCCTGTGAGTTCTCTCGACATTTCCAGAAGGGTGATGTCCTTCGAGTGCAAGTGGGAGTACACTATTCCAAGGGATGTGCTCGTCCTACCATTGAACTTATAAGTCTATCAGCTGGCTTCGATATTTGCACTGACCATCGCAAGGATCCGGTTCGATGCTTTTCCACTATTGCAATGAGCAAAATACCGAATTTGGAGGCACGAAAGCAAATGACAATCAACGAATACATTAACAGATGGCTTCCAATCCTCTCCATGTCAGCAGCTGATAATTCAGTCAGGCAATACGAGAACTACATTATTTCAAATGTTGATATTCAGTGGATGAAGTTATCGGGCAGTGAAATAGAGGGGAATTTTCTCTTCCAACTGCCTTTTGTGAGAGTCGTAATATCAAATTTATTACCTATAACAATCAGAAAAGTAATGACTATGTATGTGTGCGTTACCAGCCCAACAAGGGGGACAAATATAAAGAGTTGGCAAACTTCAGAAGAGGTGTTACAGTTGATCAGAATTATTGTTGGGTGGGCCACTGTGTTGTAA